Proteins found in one Sorghum bicolor cultivar BTx623 chromosome 1, Sorghum_bicolor_NCBIv3, whole genome shotgun sequence genomic segment:
- the LOC8081507 gene encoding telomere repeat-binding protein 5 — protein sequence MTSHEQRNHQLLTNPLVNFKQPKRRAEMVFQKRSSSEMESCGGGQVAEMPRVPKSARGKRSVRKKEAQSPAQMSAFDLLATVAGKLLDEGVGSLGNMSAGASALAACAKDVRVKQEQCDEEMKQFKHEVTDQDSCNESAILPHIAFQRAVNNARTEDPKAKSEAQDKESSMISCTKAELGCNFGVIADRWSPESVESGAFTGDAVASLMPTAPAGFHKNAPEMYNLLDSMDVDAKPPPLVSSDSTGEMPLYGDKIHRSTSLPRGPKGVGGFAVDRDDDDDKSSGCTHPSTTTNRDFRSNCTAEYSRVRKLLTSKYRKVAPARIHKSDLSYSDVERKPSFRNKKMHYTRQRTQRSTFKRRKLFDRHSVLASEFGAANGKGSTKVTGRDSHAEANKGTNSMPFQKSCVSNDCHVKLRIKSFKVPELLVEIPESATVGSLKKTVLEAVTAILGGGLRVGVLHHGKKVRDDSKTLIQAGIGQDDMLDNLGFSLEPNCTQNPQVQVPEDISFLETIDTTEPLARIAPADSCSKHGEVDVSQELALTPLAMNYQGSDHDSVHSPRGVSSPDKVSTHSRALVPVPAADPNAGAVVPANKSKRSPEQGQRRIRRPFSVAEVEALVLAVEKLGTGRWRDVKLRAFDNAKHRTYVDLKDKWKTLVHTASISPQQRRGEPVPQELLDRVLAAQAYWSQQQAKLQPKTPPLAEARLLT from the exons ATGACAAGCCATGAACAGCGCAACCACCAGTTGTTAACTAACCCTCTTGTAAACTTCAAGCAACCGAAGCGAAGAGCAGAAATGGTGTTCCAAAAGAGGTCGTCGTCAGAGATGGAGTCGTGCGGTGGAGGCCAAGTCGCGGAGATGCCGCGCGTTCCCAAGTCTGCAAGG GGCAAGAGATCGGTCAGGAAGAAGGAGGCCCAGAGCCCGGCCCAGATGTCCGCATTCGACCTTCTCGCGACGGTGGCAGGGAAGCTGCTTGATGAGGGGGTGGGCTCGCTGGGGAACATGAGCGCCGGTGCCTCTGCCTTGGCTGCGTGCGCGAAGGATGTCCGTGTGAAGCAGGAGCAGTGTGATGAGGAAATGAAGCAGTTCAAGCATGAGGTGACGGATCAGGACAGCTGCAATGAGAGTGCAATTCTCCCCCACATTGCTTTCCAGCGGGCGGTGAATAATGCTCGGACTGAGGATCCTAAGGCGAAATCTGAGGCCCAGGACAAGGAATCCTCCATGATCAGCTGTACCAAGGCTGAATTGGGTTGTAATTTTGGTGTGATCGCAGATAGGTGGTCGCCTGAATCCGTGGAATCAGGAGCCTTCACAGGAGATGCAGTGGCGAGCCTGATGCCGACGGCCCCAGCAGGATTTCATAAGAATGCACCCGAAATGTATAATTTGCTTGATTCAATGGATGTGGATGCCAAGCCTCCTCCTTTGGTCAGCTCTGACAGCACCGGAGAGATGCCATTGTATGGCGATAAAATTCACCGCTCAACCTCCTTACCAAGGGGCCCAAAGGGAGTGGGGGGTTTTGCTGTAGATAGAGATGATGACGACGATAAGTCCTCTGGGTGCACTCATCCGAGCACCACCACTAACAGGGATTTCAGGTCCAATTGTACAGCTGAGTATAGTAGGGTAAGGAAGCTGCTCACTAGTAAGTACAGGAAAGTTGCTCCAGCGAGGATTCACAAATCTGATCTTTCCTATAGTG ATGTCGAGCGGAAGCCTTCTTTCCGGAACAAGAAAATGCATTATACACGACAGAGGACACAAAGGAGTACATTCAAGCGGAGGAAGCTCTTTGATCGCCATTCAGTTCTAGCATCTGAATTTGGTGCAGCAAATGGAAAGGGAAGCACAAAGGTTACCGGAAGAGACTCTCATGCTGAAG CAAACAAGGGGACTAATTCAATGCCATTCCAGAAATCTTGTGTGTCAAATGATTGCCATG TGAAACTTAGAATTAAGTCTTTTAAGGTGCCTGAACTTCTTGTTGAAATCCCAGAAAGTGCAACTGTTGGCTCACTAAAG AAAACTGTTCTTGAGGCGGTGACTGCGATTCTTGGAGGTGGTCTACGTGTCGGTGTTCTTCACCATGGAAAGAAAGTCAGAGATGATAGTAAAACGTTAATTCAGGCTGGGATTGGCCAGGATGATATGCTGGACAACCTAGGCTTTTCACTTGAACCCAACTGTACACAAAACCCACAAGTCCAAGTTCCTGAAGATATCAGTTTCCTTGAAACCATTGATACTACCGAACCCCTTGCAAG GATTGCACCTGCTGACTCATGTTCTAAGCATGGTGAAGTGGATGTATCACAGGAGCTTGCATTGACCCCATTAGCAATGAACTACCAGGGCAGTGATCATGATTCTGTGCACTCCCCTCGGGGTGTCTCATCACCCGATAAAGTGTCCACACACTCGCGAGCTTTAGTTCCAGTTCCAGCTGCAGATCCCAATGCAGGAGCTGTAGTTCCAGCGAATAAGTCTAAGAGGTCACCAGAGCAGGGGCAACGCAGAATCAGGCGCCCGTTTTCTGTTGCTGAAGTAGAAGCACTTGTGCTCGCAGTTGAAAAGCTTGGAACGGGAAG GTGGCGAGATGTTAAACTTCGCGCTTTTGACAATGCAAAGCACCGTACTTACGTTGATCTTAAG GACAAATGGAAGACGCTGGTGCACACAGCGAGCATCTCGCCACAGCAGCGGCGTGGCGAGCCGGTGCCTCAGGAGCTGCTCGACCGGGTCCTGGCGGCCCAGGCCTACTGGTCCCAGCAGCAAGCCAAGCTCCAGCCTAAGACGCCCCCGCTGGCTGAGGCTCGCTTGCTCACCTAA